One Augochlora pura isolate Apur16 unplaced genomic scaffold, APUR_v2.2.1 APUR_unplaced_8927, whole genome shotgun sequence DNA segment encodes these proteins:
- the LOC144478172 gene encoding uncharacterized protein LOC144478172, which produces ILQEAATLLPRDQQLTVLEMVQRASRESSRSRRSAGSGSDATGAPKQVYRPRPESDLVDSSLRLSPGIRERRIVLEHQRQLEREMQEMHDTLRRNALTRHRGSGWDSNSVSSWSSSIDSFAGTITLRRYRAPIWDALKGGSAARTADQQRLDRGAARNKSEEMISREESPTWNTPNARRLQDDSRNGDELPSWDALEATLNRRLCNYGNALAENSRMDAERIGGRGSDCFTRTLEPPDK; this is translated from the exons ATTTTACAGGAGGCGGCGACGCTTTTGCCACGGGACCAGCAGCTGACCGTGCTGGAGATGGTGCAACGGGCTTCGAGGGAGTCGTCCCGATCGAGGAGGAGTGCTGGCAGCGGTTCCGACGCGACGGGAGCACCGAAACAAGTCTACAGACCCAG GCCCGAATCGGATCTCGTGGATTCGTCGCTTCGATTATCGCCCGGCATCCGCGAACGGCGCATCGTCCTCGAGCACCAGCGGCAGCTCGAAAGGGAGATGCAAGAGATGCACGACACCCTGCGACGGAACGCTCTGACGAGGCACCGCGGTTCCGGCTGGGACTCGAACTCGGTCTCCTCCTGGAGTTCCTCGATCGATTCGTTCGCCGGCACGATAACGCTCCGGAGATACCGCGCGCCTATATGGGACGCGCTCAAAG GAGGCTCGGCCGCGCGAACCGCCGACCAGCAGCGGCTCGATCGCGGCGCCGCGAGGAATAAATCCGAGGAGATGATCAGCCGGGAGGAGTCGCCGACCTGGAACACGCCGAACGCCCGACGGCTGCAAGACGACTCCAGGAACGGAGACGAATTGCCGTCTTGGGACGCGCTCGAGGCGACGTTGAATAGGAGGCTGTGTAATTACGGCAACGCCCTCGCGGAGAACTCGCGGATGGACGCCGAGCGTATCGGAGGCCGCGGGAGCGATTGTTTCACCCGAACACTGGAGCCCCCGGATAAATGA